The following are encoded in a window of Spea bombifrons isolate aSpeBom1 chromosome 2, aSpeBom1.2.pri, whole genome shotgun sequence genomic DNA:
- the LOC128473452 gene encoding putative gastrointestinal growth factor xP1 translates to MEYKVFCLLAIALIVGSFSSANGQAALTQAQCSVEPVARVNCGPPGISASECFNKGCCYDNTLPNAIWCFYARPDDECLL, encoded by the exons ATGGAGTACAAGGTGTTCTGCTTACTCGCCATCGCCCTGATCGTGGGCTCCTTCAGCTCAGCCAATGGGCAGGCAGCTCTCA CTCAGGCCCAGTGCTCTGTAGAACCGGTAGCGAGAGTGAACTGCGGACCACCGGGAATTTCCGCCTCCGAGTGCTTCAACAAGGGCTGCTGCTACGACAACACTCTGCCAAACGCCATCTGGTGCTTCTACGCTCGGCCAGACGATG